AACACTTAGTAATATCACGTACTTACAAATGATATGCTTAATCAATTGTCCGCTTCCGTTATTTTCAGTGATTACACATCTCATAATGTTTGATAGTCTTGTAGAATGAGACACATATATTCCGCAAATACTAAGTAGTATTCCATTTTGCCTGCACCCGCCTTCTTTTTGACGTCTAACAGTAAAATACATTTCGACAGATATAATTGAATACGTATATCACGAGTATAAAGATGCAATGCTgtcaatcagaaaataattgaGAGAATCTGCTATAACTTGGATTTCACATCTTACATGTCGCAAATACGTGGTACACATTAATAAATTCCAAAGTTTATACCTTTATCGTCGCGTGGCAATTGCACAAAGTAGCTGTACTTAAAAATGATATGAGCCCGAAggaatttcttattaaatgcAGATATTGCTTATTCAAAATATGAGCGTTTCCAAATATTGGTTATCAGTTATTATTCTGTAatactttcttctttttgctTTTACGCCAGACTGAACTGTTTATTATTGACTAGATGTTTATCATGGACATCAGAATATTACACAGTAAATTCAGATCTGTACCTTTCATGGTGAGTTGTAtgcatatttcaaaaaattattcacttcaaaaattgcaactaattctatatttttaattagtctCCAACGTAGTCAACAAtcttctattatttaaaatgtacggattttgtatttttttttctgcactatatgcaatgtaaaatttatattacaatattttttgattattattcgtCTGAAATAGTCGACTCATCTGTGTGATTACGCAGCGCAAGTAAAACTAAATCAATTTCTGgatcattaaaattactttaaatacGGTACTTTAATACATTTCTTATTcactttctatctttttttctattttttttttttctaatttactgCCCTACAAGTAGTGTTCCGTAGATATGTCATCTTTGTTGctgtagtaataaatattctgatGGAACATAAATCAATGAAGCGTCGATAcgcagttttttttatgtgtgaTACTTTCTAATACTTACCGTGAGATCTATGTGAGTGCAaagttacatacatatatcttttGACAAAGAATTGGTAACACATCGATAGCGATTATTACTTGTTTTGGTACTTATCGGTATTTGCTACTAATAAAAGACGGCCCAAACTGACGCAGCGATACAGCAGCGGGAAGGTTCCTTGCGAGACGATCGGTCTCACATCCTTTCCCGCAGTGCACCTTTGCGTCGATTTGCGCGGACTTGAATTGCCACTTCCTATTTTAACAGTACACGCAGAAGAACGTTAATCCATTTTCGGCGAGAGTTAtttgattcaattttattgagTTTTTCGGCCGAGATGCATGTATGACCGAGCGAGGAAGCCCATGTGTGggacaaataattttgatacaagTCCGTCTCTGATGTAGAAACTAGTTTTGCCTTTAGACCTTAAAACGCTTAGATGTGTGTGTGCCGaggtatacattttaaatattgacaacATAGTTCGTTCCGTTGTTAGACTAGATTACcaacatatgcatatatacagtgtaataaatattgtacgaTCGACCTCCGAACGTGCAAATAAACCTCGCCTTAAAATCCGAGTATGCGGTAAAATTACacgatatatatgtaatatatatatcacgtgtttaattgtaatttttttttttttttaacgttaacaGCAATTGCTTTAGAGTCCATTTCATTCAGACTGTCATTTTGAAGCTAAGACATTCagcaaataatagaaaaaagaaaatacagcTACGTTACCGCCTAACTATGTTACTCTCTAGTTTATTAGTCAAGTATCGAGCGTAAGAAGAAAGCAGTTGCGGTAATTGTGTTTCGTCTTCTTAGCAACTCAATTTCCTACTTGCAAAGCAGCTTAATTGCCTATCTAATTAGTAGATCGAGTCTAACTTCTTCGTTGCACATTCAATGGATCATCTCACTCGTATTTTGGTAATATAGTACTTAagattatttacttatatattcgTTCGTAATATGTAAAAAGGAAATTCTGCCAATAGTCTAACAGAATCTTCATgcaattatagaaattatgaTACAGTGCCGATCCGTACAATTGTCTCTCGGGAAGGTCTTTCAACTATTAAcagaatttctaaaaaatattgtacaaaatataaacgGTTGTTTATCAACATTGGAAGATAAAGATGTCATTAGAAGcctatatgcaaaaatatgtataacagCTGCCTCGAGAAACAATAtgatagaaattgaaaaaaaaaaaaaaagtagataaGACACAAGTCGATTATACGATCGCTTCtcatttaatgcaaaaattaaattaaaatatagtataaaaaaaattatgcatgcGCTGTATGCGAACCTAAGATGGCATCACAATGAttcaataaacttaaaaaaaattactagcCTGATGCAATATACTGTACATTTACAATTATCGATACAATGGTAGATACACGCGATATAAATTCatgaaattatgtatacaagtaaattatttacagcGTTAATAGATCTCTGCTTAATGCTATATTGAGAAAAATCATTTCGACATTAGCTAGAGTGGGCGAAAACATAAAACACGCACACGCATTCACTCATGCACCGGTAATGAACTGAATACTGACGACAAAGTAGCAATATGTGCGCTATTGTTGCTGCATACTTGTCACATATAATGTGCGTAAGCTAGCTGTTTTCCCGCAAGATTCTACAATGATTTCGTATCATAAATAAGTGGCATAAACAAACGCAACGTTATGTACAATTTCATTCATATTGCGTATTCATTAGCCAATTAtatcacattaatttttaagaatttcttttccgCACAATGTCACAAGCGAGTGTCATGAATGTCGAGGATGAAGGGATTTATGCAGATCTTTCTATCTAAGTTTGTGGGAGTTCGCTCGGTAGAATTCAAACTATTGACACTAACTTTTATACGTATATGGCAGCTTTTCAactactttttaaaattttgcgtaTCTATCCTGGCAATTAATTTCTCTGGATTGCTATTACCCGTGTTTTGTACTAGAACGATGTCAGTTGTCAACTAAATGCTTAGGCCTTTTCTGTTGCTGTTATATcactaaatattacaaatcttGATGTTACACGTATCCAAGATGAAGTTTGAGAATCGATGAatcattcatatatatatatatatttaccggTTATTATTACACGGGTGAAGCATTATTACCcaaataataaactaaaaaagaGATTGACAGGCGGATTCATTCACTTGATTCATTCTTGAAGAAGAGGCACGCAAActgctatatttattattatatggcAACATCTTCCATTGTGGATTATATCTAAAAGTGGTGTCATTGagtgttagaaaaaaaaatacaagatataTCCACTTTCAATCGTGGCAAAATTAATCCAATTGCTTGTCCCGTGGAatgtattatgaaaattagTGTTCAAGTTTAGGAgaatatttcaagtttttaGTTGAAAAAATCGCTTCGAAAACTGATAAATTATggagttaaattaaatttggataaaaattttaattacatatttatcttACCCCATAATCGTTAGGTAGTGATGTGAGTTAAAGTTGAAAGCTTTGATATCTAATAACAAGTTGccaacaaaaatgttttttttttttcctatcatCATATACAATAGTATATGTAACAGTTGCGCTCAGTCGTACCATGTGTCCCGAGATATGCGCGCCAGAGCGCTAAACACGAGACTACAATGGCCCTACATTAATCAACGTAATTGGTGTTCATCCTTGTGTAATCAACAGTGTTCTGTTGACGCTCGAAAATTCGCTTACCTACATAAAGCTAGAAATGGACGTTtacatacatttaaataaattaaaaagaaaaacacgtACTACTTTATACAATTCGCTAGCAAAGACAAATAAATAAGTCGTTTCTTAAATGTATCTAGAACAGTTGAAGATCGGGGTTTCTCTCATTAATATTAGGATAAACATTGTTACAGTTTGTAAGTTAAGTATAAGTTGCATATCTTCATAGCAAATACTTCATATCGGCTTGTAACAAAACGGAAAGACTATTAAAAATGCACTGGGATAGATATTGGTTTTTACCTAGCGTTCTTCAATGAATCCGAGCTTTTGGCGTTTCGATCTCGAATTGATGCGAATTTTTACAAACGTATAATTACTTTAAGTTAAATAGTGCAGTATGTTATACTGAGCCTACTAAATACTGAATTCATACGTTTCCAATACTAAAATTTCcgtaaagtttaataatacagTAAGACACAACCTCACAGAGGTTGTCGAAAAGGGATAGACTCGCTAACCCTTTCACCGCTCTTAGAGCGTTGTAGAATTTCTCCGCAAAAAAGTATATACCTAAATATAAATCTCCTAATTcactgtgtgtgtgtatgtgtgtgtgtgtgtgtgtgtgtgtgtgtttcaGCCTTTCGATTTCGAGACGCAGGCAGTGAAAGGGTTAGGTATATTCTAGTTTTGCGACTGCGTCTTCTTGCCGCCACGTGGCTTGATACTTTCGGAAATCTGCCACATCGCCTCCTCACAGAGGAAATCACTAAAGTTGTTGAAAAATGTTATGATGCGTTCGTGTTTCTTGAAAGAGTACGtgctgcaaaatattaaacaacaattatgcaaaaatgcaAAGCGGgagtatcaaaatttattatcgaattAGTAAAAACGGAGATAATCACCCTTTCTTaaatcttttcatattttcaacAATGTTATATTGTTGCCATCTCTTTGAGAAGTTTATAGTGCCATCTGGTAATAAATCGCTATTTCCAATATGCACAAACGTAAGATCTTGTAAAACAAGTCCGCTGGAAGAATACGCGTGCGCATTGTTAGAGAAATATACGAGGATAttcgcatttttttaataacaaacacTCACATATAAGGAATACATGGTGGTTGTGTATCTGCTAGAGCTTGTCTATAGGCTCGGAAACTGCTAGAGCTGTCGATGAGGGCGCAATACTCCTTGAGACCTTCCGTAATATGCTTCTGCCACTCGAGTCTCCTAATGGGTGCACTGTCCAGTGCAGACAACAATGCGAGATAGCTATTGAAATTGTTAATCTTCCTAAggtgtttcattattttgatgaACTTTACAACGTATTTCTCCCTGTCTTTCGCCTCATTTTCTAATCGATGTTCTAGTATCCTAGATCGTGCCCAGTACGACATTTTGTTGAAATGCTCAGTGAATCTCGTAAGATTCGGACTTCTCTCCTCGTTCTGCTCCTGCGCCCAGATCAGCACTTCTGgaatttctattttcatgAACAAATCGGCATCGAGCAGTGTCATTTGTTCCGCGATCTGTTCGCTTTTGAAGTCCAACAGAGATGCCTGCTTCGTTGTTACACTTAAAGACGAGAGAATCGGCTGTGCCGCTTGCAGCTGCTTGAGACTGTGCTTCTCTAAAATCTTAACTCGCAACGCTTTGGCCATCGTGAGATCCCCGCTGCACACCAATTGCTGCACAAATTCCATTAGAGTTTGCAGAAGAACGTCGTCGAGATCGGATATTctgtagaaataattaattgcatcagattttattctaaagctataagaataataagtgtgaataaaaatttttgtttacgtTAAATCACTGACGACTCTAACTAATAAGGAAAACGCTTCGCGCGCGGCTCTTTGCTTGACGACATCTGGAGAACACGAAAAACGTTGATGGCGTCTGTGTAGCTTTCGAATTAGTTCTAACGGCTGTATAAAGGTTCTGTACGTCGTTAAGAACGCCTCTTGATATAGAAAGtctgaaaaaaagtatacatttcTTCTGAAATTTAGTTCATCTAACGTCTTATTATATCACACACAGTTTTCATGAttcatttatcattttcatgATTAATACATCAATTACCTGATTCTTTCTCATCTACGCAGCATGTAAAACAtacgatataataaataatatgattgaaaaattattatacatttttgaaaactgAATTCGTTCATTAGTTGTGAATACTTgatcgataaataataaaagaaaaagtaccATACCGTGTTTGTTCGCTTTCGTCGCATGGATTAGTAATGCATCGGGATGTCCACCGCGTATATCCGGCCCTTCCTCTTCCGCTTTCTTCAATACCAAGTATTTGCTAATGTCTAATTCGTCTAAAATACTGTCGTCTTGATCGACGTCCCTCAGTTCAAGAGTGTTTTCGTCAACTGATATGGAAGAAAGCGCATTACTAGCCGGCCTGGACGACGGCAATGCTGCGTccaagataatattattattctgaaataaaaaaaattataccgCCGTGAATGTTAATGATCTCCAATACAGCAGCCAATTTATTACATCGAGATTTACCGATTTCACTGGAGTGGAAGGTGTAACGTCTTTCTTCTCTTGCACGTGAGCTGGCTCGTCTGGCTTCAGGGGCGTTGATGTCACGAGGGGATCCGAGTTATTAATACTTTGCATACTGATCGTAGGTTTCGGCGATATCGGCGGAGGTGTAGAGTTTGATTTGATGGAACGAGATCTCTTTGGTGGTAACGCCGGCGGCAGACTAGAATTATTTGTTGCATCTACCGATACTAAAGTCGGTGCTGGAGTCATAGAAAGGCtggaaaagaaaacaattgtcAAGAAGATGTTATCGAAActatctgtaaaaaaaaaaggtaggAAGAATGCATGAATTGTGTATCATAGAAATACGTACCTTGAGCTGTCACGTAATTCAGTCACGGTGTGCGCCATAAAGGAACATGATTGTGTTGTGGTAAGAGACATCTCATGTTGCTGCCATTCTGCTTGCATCGAGTTGTAGGCTGCTACAGAATGCCGAGTACCGAGACCGGAGATGAAATCGTTATTACTGTGGGAGCAGTTTCCAAACATCTCCATGTACGCCATGACTGAAATGCATTCAAGTGTACGGATTAATGTGGATTTTCGTAAGAGTtccgagaaagagagagagagagtgagagagagagtgagagagagagagtaattcttgttattataaattattctaaataaaaactgAATGGCGTATAATACAGTCGATGAATACAAGCATGACGTATGCTGCAATAAGATATTAAGGCACATGGTGTATGAATCGTGTAAAAACACTGATGCGCAAGCAAATATTGTCGTGTGATTGTTATTTCGATAAGCCACGTGTGtataaaactgaaaaagtCAAACTCACTGGAGTAAGAGTGGAATCTTTTGAACAGCATCTTTCGTATTGCTGCGTGTCGTATGATATACTTCAACAATTGAGCTTTTGTATCGCGAAAGCGAAGTGCTGTAGTGATTGCAggtttcgttaaaaaaataccGTGAAAGTTAAGATTTCATGTTTCACTTTTAGTCGGTTTTAGTCCGTTTGTCTTGAAATAGAAATGGAAACTAAGCTTTAATTCAGTTCAACGGCTGACGGAGATGAATTAACCGACTATTAATGGAAAAggtcaaattaattaaagaaagattatAGCGCCCACATCAACTTGCaagaatgattttttttacatttgtgttaataaattgtataaaacccatggaattttttatctcaaatacACAAAAGTAAATCAGTATGTGTTtgatataatcataaaaattcgtaataaatatttttcaaaattatgaaaattatcagtaattttcaaaagacAAATATGGATCAATCATGaaaatagattataataaaaaataaacagtattaattatgtatatttagtatatttttctCGATTAGCATAATCATTGAGTGTCATAGCTAAAATTTCCgcaagaatgaaaaaataagcCACAAAactgcaattattaataaaagttcaaGCTCAATATCAAACACAAAATCGTGTTCTAAGAATGTcctagataaaaaaaatagaataacagTAAACATGCCGCAAGAAGCCtggaattaaaatttgatgtaaatatatgaaacataGGACACATTAACTTAGCGTGAAAGTGTTTGCTGGGGGTAGTTGAATATTGTGTGGGCAGAGGATCCCACTTACCAGAATATGCCACTGATTGGAACACTGGGGGATACAAAACAATTGCATCAGTTTTAACCCACTACCAAAAAGTAATTTGGAATGTctactataattttatttaactacatCGCGATCAAATCTGAGAAAAAAGTCAAACAGTAAAGAGACATTTAAGGCACCAGATCTTGTTAAGAAAGATCCTTTTACTGTTTGATTTTAGAGaacataaaaagaatataaagaacataatattattttagagatTATTACATTagtttcttgaaaaatttgtcaaCGTAGCATTTTTTCGTCAAAGtcgtgtaattttaaaattgacaatCGAGAAATGAAGCACCAACACCAACACTCTTATTCTGCgcgctttttttattattgccaaTATCGATAAGTGTTAAAGAGATTACTCACTGTGACGTTTTTTCAGAGGCAGAGGAGGCGGCTTGCTGGCATCCGGACTGTCTCCGTTGCTGGTGTGCAAACTGCACGTGGATAAATGCTCATTTTCTGGTACATTATCGTACTGCGATGGCTGACGTTCTTTCCTTCTTTTGGATCGCTTCTCCGGCAACGCCGGAGGCACTCCGTTAGAATCGGACGTAGCTACCGATTCCATTTCCTGTGTACATTATTAAAGTTACGTTGTGAAGAGAAAATTAGAGtacaaaaaatgagataaaaatgtgtgaaacataaaaaaaaacgtaacaACACCCACATTTACCAGTTTCTCCAATAAAGCTGGGTCTCCGTTTCCAGATACATTAGTCGTGCTAACAGTACTTTTGGAACTAGTCATGGTCTTCTGTGTAAAAATAGAGCCGTTACTATCCGAGGATGATTTGGTCTGAGAGAACGACTGTTGTTGCGCACTAAACGATTGAGAATTATAACTAATGCTGCTCTGCTGCGACGATCTCTTGGACGTCATGCTGGACGCGGTGTAACTTTGGGATGAACTTCGCTGCGAGTGCATCGAAACAAAGCCTGATTCCTGTGTTTGAGTAGACAATCGCTCCATCTTCCCTTCTATGCCtggaacaaaataaatgaaaagcaAGTTTAATTAGAGCAATCGGAGACaccaaaagaaaatatataaaagtgacAAGAAAGCTTGTTCCTTacgaaaaaacattttgacaTGTTCCCAATTGAAACTAGATCTATGTGacattttacataaagtaTGCTTTATAATAGCACTGTGATATGaagtgaaagagaaaagagtGACTGTTCGATCTCGCCGTTCGACTTGAGCGAAGATGTATAAGATACTGTTTATTCATGCGGTCGGAAGGTCGATTCCACCCACGCAACTTGTTCCACTAACTATTTCAGGAATTCTTGCGTAATTTTATCTCTGGCATTTTTCCTTCCCTTTTGCATGCGTTTGCAGTTTTggaatactttatttaaaaaaaaaaaataaataaattaaaacacttttaatttgtataattttaatttgtaaattgcTTCTTTCATTATCGTTTTACGTGtgtaagagaaatatatacgtttttcaaattttatcaatctcgccaatttattaatttgtttcgtCATCATGCTacttatttgtataataaaaaaaaattacacaccAGTGAATGGACTAAGCATTTCTTGAGGCGTTTGTTGGCCTAGCAACATAGTACTTGGTATACTAGTTTCAGACCCATCCCAGCAATTACAGTTTGAAGTACCATTAACTTGCATGCCTACAAtgatacagaatatatattattttgcaataaacgCATAATCGAagattataacataaaatatagaaaaataaatacacaaataaactCACGTCTAatgttgtaaatatatataataatatatttatcaaaaaatattaataacggcaatttttctttcataaaaatagcATGCATTGATTATCTAATATAAGTTTATGATaagcataatatatatataatatatatatatataatatatatataaatacccGATATTATACAAAACTCCTGAAATGTATTCATAGCTAACTTATACTTAGCTTCGGagctaatttatatttagtttcACATACTTTTTGTACTTCACATCCTTATTATTAACCACGGTGTATATTAAGCTTGACAATATCCCATATCTATAATAATCGCAAATTCTTCTCGATACTAAAACAGCGCGTCGCGTAACCAGCAATAGAAACAGTTCCGACAAACGTTCAGTTGTTGACTGAGACAAGTGGAATACCAAACTGACATACTGAGTAAGCGCTGACCGCTCGTCTTACACATATGGGAATGTATTCACAGCAATCGCCTTACCAGACACACATGATTCAGAAACTAAAGTACAGCGAAACgttactaattgtaagattagTGTCGCATGCATTtcactattattttttgttacaacaCGATATCTCGTCGTGTacgagatattaaaaattaaatttgaatgaCGCAGCGatgcgaaagaaaaatttcaagtgtAAAGCGCCCAAAATACCTTGAATAGTAGCCATGAGACTTAGGTCCATACTGTCATTCAAAGACTCGTCATTTGGTCCCATTATAGCTCGAATCTCGTCCTCATCTCGGGAATGATTCAGAGCCGAATCCAAACTACCGGCGGACGCGCTCAGAAGCGACGACGAGTCCTCCGGGGATCGACTTCGAAGGGATACTCTATCAAGACTAGATGCCAGAAGACCCTCCGACTCGTCGAGGAGCTGCTGGGTCCTCGTTCTTCTCTTCGGCGGTAACGGAGGAGGTGTGCCAGACGAGCTGTTTTCCTCCGACAAACACACATTTGTTCTACAAGGGATCGGGCTATTTCTATGTTCAACCGACGCGTGATTTATCATCCGCTTGCTTATACTCGAAACGAGTGTTACCTGTCGGGTAGCGGGGGTTTCGGGGGTGGACTAGAATCCCGTAAAATCGACTCCGAACTATGCGAGCTGCGAACCAGACTACTGCTCGCCGCTGTTTGCTCCAAGATCTGCCGTTCTCTTGGCGTCAACGGTATGTCCGGCAGAGAGTTTCTTTGCGTTAGTTCCGATCCATAACCAGAAGTTCTGTAACACATCATTCTTATGTTATAATTCGTTTTGAAAACGATACTGCAAACTCTGTATTGATAATTGatcaaattcaaatttacacaaacttcaaaattgaaattatctccacaaaatgctaaaaaagattattcataattaaagtTCAGAATGCTGTAACACGCGCGTTATTTGGCGCTATTCGCGCTGAACGCTTCTGAATGCTAAGCGAGAAATAACGATAGAGAATTCTCCATCTAAGATAATCGTATGATTATCTAACTCTCTATTGCTATGTCACGTTCAACATTCAGCGACGTGCCATGTTACAGCACTCGTTCTAGCTTTACTCACAATCTACTCCGTTTCAATTTTCGTTTCGACATCAAtatggttttttttatcatttttatcaaaatatttcatgctaattaatattaattccgCGTACCAACCATATATTATTtctcgatataaaatataaagccaaattatatatagtattaaaaTTGGATATTATTCCATTTCCaggtttttaaatttttatactaatgCATTCAtgcttataatttttctcttcatttttaatattttttttgttcaatattGTTACGTGATGGcagaagaataattttctttttgtttgttATGCTGAAGCATGAtggttttcaatttattatattccaaaattacatttctcttaaaattaCCTGTTACTATTTGCCGCAGACGCTGGTTTCTGCTTATTAGCGATCTTCTCGTGCGCCAGGGCTACTAAATTTTTCACCGCTTCCTCCACCAACCCAATAACGTGCGTCACGTTTTCGGTGTCCAAAGCGGAGGACTGATCACCGTGCAATAATACATCGTCGCAGAGTTTCAGCAACTGCGCTAGTGCTTGGTATACTTGATTCGTGGCGGATCCCAACGTGGAGCTGCAACAATAccagaatataaaattagagaCACAGAAATGTAAAtcgatattttactttaaatcaGATCCAAACGAGAATTACATTACTCTCTTTCATACGTGACGTCGTCATTTATCGTAAAACAGATTtctattgtgaaaaaaatgtaaaccgAGGGCAAATAAAATGCTGCTGAATCAATTACCGACAGGGCtctattttcagaaaataagaTCAACGATACAAAGGGACTTTAATTAAAGGCaagtaaaatacaattaagtCAAGTGCCGAACAAGATTCTTCTTTCAGgagataaaatcaataatgtaaaacatcTTGAACGAATAAAGTGCAGCGAAATCAATCGCTGATAAGATTCCATTTCAAAAGGCACAATCAACACTCACCTGTTATCATAGAGCAAATAGGATTTCAACGCGTTGTGTATCGTGGTAACGGTATCGAGGACGATCGTGCCGTTGCCGGGCAGCATCTCGAGTTTCTTCTTGGACACGACATCCCGGAAGTGGAGCAGTGCCAGCTGCACCTGCCGTACGTGAATGTGCAGATCGCGTAAGGGATTCTTATCCACAGCGGTGCCGGAGTCGTTGCAGCCCGGTGCGCTCTTGTCTCGCGGCGTACGCGGTGACGAGGGCGAGGCGGCCCTCGTGGCCGCCCCGCTGCCTCCGCCGCCACCGCTGCCGCTACCAGGAGACCGCATGTGGGAGAGCTTTTCCAGAAAGTCCTCCTTGAAGGAGCGCGCACGACGCGCTAGTTTACCGCCGCGCGCCTTCCCGCCGGAGCGCTCCTCGACTTCTGCAACAAGAAGCATTCCATCTTGATGttagaaaattcaaaattataccgccattttagatatttcattcctttttatcttaattccGCGCTCcagaatgtaaaatttaacgcGGCTGTGCAATATTTCAAACATATGAGCttgatttgaatattttatcacgcAAAATGTGATTGCACGTTGCGCATTTTATGATCTGATTGTgagtaacattttttacaacatttatgtattttatatattaaattcaattttttaattttgtagtgACTGTTTGAATAATCCTCTCATAGTACGAATCgcgtttcataattttaacttttagtCTCATATATTgacattatatttgtatttcatcACTCTAAATTAGGTACTTAAggtttattcattatttgatCTAAGtttaattgtgtaattaaaa
This genomic window from Linepithema humile isolate Giens D197 chromosome 5, Lhum_UNIL_v1.0, whole genome shotgun sequence contains:
- the LOC105675839 gene encoding guanine nucleotide-releasing factor 2 isoform X2, which encodes MPQYDDSFLDSPMFRRRTRSYTVQKHFLPKSKSFHITATPLLLAVTNHARTLSGSLSTCNLKEVEERSGGKARGGKLARRARSFKEDFLEKLSHMRSPGSGSGGGGGSGAATRAASPSSPRTPRDKSAPGCNDSGTAVDKNPLRDLHIHVRQVQLALLHFRDVVSKKKLEMLPGNGTIVLDTVTTIHNALKSYLLYDNSSTLGSATNQVYQALAQLLKLCDDVLLHGDQSSALDTENVTHVIGLVEEAVKNLVALAHEKIANKQKPASAANSNRTSGYGSELTQRNSLPDIPLTPRERQILEQTAASSSLVRSSHSSESILRDSSPPPKPPLPDRTNVCLSEENSSSGTPPPLPPKRRTRTQQLLDESEGLLASSLDRVSLRSRSPEDSSSLLSASAGSLDSALNHSRDEDEIRAIMGPNDESLNDSMDLSLMATIQGMQVNGTSNCNCWDGSETSIPSTMLLGQQTPQEMLSPFTGIEGKMERLSTQTQESGFVSMHSQRSSSQSYTASSMTSKRSSQQSSISYNSQSFSAQQQSFSQTKSSSDSNGSIFTQKTMTSSKSTVSTTNVSGNGDPALLEKLEMESVATSDSNGVPPALPEKRSKRRKERQPSQYDNVPENEHLSTCSLHTSNGDSPDASKPPPLPLKKRHMFQSVAYSVMAYMEMFGNCSHSNNDFISGLGTRHSVAAYNSMQAEWQQHEMSLTTTQSCSFMAHTVTELRDSSSLSMTPAPTLVSVDATNNSSLPPALPPKRSRSIKSNSTPPPISPKPTISMQSINNSDPLVTSTPLKPDEPAHVQEKKDVTPSTPVKSNNNIILDAALPSSRPASNALSSISVDENTLELRDVDQDDSILDELDISKYLVLKKAEEEGPDIRGGHPDALLIHATKANKHDEKESDFLYQEAFLTTYRTFIQPLELIRKLHRRHQRFSCSPDVVKQRAAREAFSLLVRVVSDLTISDLDDVLLQTLMEFVQQLVCSGDLTMAKALRVKILEKHSLKQLQAAQPILSSLSVTTKQASLLDFKSEQIAEQMTLLDADLFMKIEIPEVLIWAQEQNEERSPNLTRFTEHFNKMSYWARSRILEHRLENEAKDREKYVVKFIKIMKHLRKINNFNSYLALLSALDSAPIRRLEWQKHITEGLKEYCALIDSSSSFRAYRQALADTQPPCIPYIGLVLQDLTFVHIGNSDLLPDGTINFSKRWQQYNIVENMKRFKKGTYSFKKHERIITFFNNFSDFLCEEAMWQISESIKPRGGKKTQSQN
- the LOC105675839 gene encoding guanine nucleotide-releasing factor 2 isoform X5 — encoded protein: MPQYDDSFLDSPMFRRRTRSYTVQKHFLPKSKSFHITATPLLLAVTNHARTLSGSLSTCNLKEVEERSGGKARGGKLARRARSFKEDFLEKLSHMRSPGSGSGGGGGSGAATRAASPSSPRTPRDKSAPGCNDSGTAVDKNPLRDLHIHVRQVQLALLHFRDVVSKKKLEMLPGNGTIVLDTVTTIHNALKSYLLYDNSSTLGSATNQVYQALAQLLKLCDDVLLHGDQSSALDTENVTHVIGLVEEAVKNLVALAHEKIANKQKPASAANSNRTSGYGSELTQRNSLPDIPLTPRERQILEQTAASSSLVRSSHSSESILRDSSPPPKPPLPDSSSGTPPPLPPKRRTRTQQLLDESEGLLASSLDRVSLRSRSPEDSSSLLSASAGSLDSALNHSRDEDEIRAIMGPNDESLNDSMDLSLMATIQGMQVNGTSNCNCWDGSETSIPSTMLLGQQTPQEMLSPFTGIEGKMERLSTQTQESGFVSMHSQRSSSQSYTASSMTSKRSSQQSSISYNSQSFSAQQQSFSQTKSSSDSNGSIFTQKTMTSSKSTVSTTNVSGNGDPALLEKLVNEMESVATSDSNGVPPALPEKRSKRRKERQPSQYDNVPENEHLSTCSLHTSNGDSPDASKPPPLPLKKRHMFQSVAYSVMAYMEMFGNCSHSNNDFISGLGTRHSVAAYNSMQAEWQQHEMSLTTTQSCSFMAHTVTELRDSSSLSMTPAPTLVSVDATNNSSLPPALPPKRSRSIKSNSTPPPISPKPTISMQSINNSDPLVTSTPLKPDEPAHVQEKKDVTPSTPVKSNNNIILDAALPSSRPASNALSSISVDENTLELRDVDQDDSILDELDISKYLVLKKAEEEGPDIRGGHPDALLIHATKANKHDEKESDFLYQEAFLTTYRTFIQPLELIRKLHRRHQRFSCSPDVVKQRAAREAFSLLVRVVSDLTISDLDDVLLQTLMEFVQQLVCSGDLTMAKALRVKILEKHSLKQLQAAQPILSSLSVTTKQASLLDFKSEQIAEQMTLLDADLFMKIEIPEVLIWAQEQNEERSPNLTRFTEHFNKMSYWARSRILEHRLENEAKDREKYVVKFIKIMKHLRKINNFNSYLALLSALDSAPIRRLEWQKHITEGLKEYCALIDSSSSFRAYRQALADTQPPCIPYIGLVLQDLTFVHIGNSDLLPDGTINFSKRWQQYNIVENMKRFKKGTYSFKKHERIITFFNNFSDFLCEEAMWQISESIKPRGGKKTQSQN